The following proteins are encoded in a genomic region of Brachypodium distachyon strain Bd21 chromosome 1, Brachypodium_distachyon_v3.0, whole genome shotgun sequence:
- the LOC100821673 gene encoding 26S proteasome regulatory subunit 10B homolog A isoform X1, with amino-acid sequence MDSCNNPAGNLAAAMKTCCFCMHVAVCKIISAVTTLVIGPKWKLLLGWCTNGSNSNQLRSGLVAVVIGSGRVEFTATRLQSFLRSTAMAVIVDDAAYRTTAFGQYRLLLAICLDYDFFARTAREKVKNAKLEFEKTEDQLKVFQSCGQKIGEVVRQLDDERFIVKLGRGPRHEIVGCHSKVNRKNLTPNTRVCLDPTTHTIMRTLPREVDPIVYNMLREDPGNVSYSAVGGLSDQIRELRECIELPLMNPDLFLRVGIKPPKGVLLYGPPGTGKTLLARAIASNIDATFMKVVSSAIVRPYIGESSRLIREMFAYARDNQPCIIFMDEIDAIGGRRFSVGSSADREIQRTLMELLNQLDGFDELGKVKIIMATNRPDVLDPALLRPGRLDRKIEIPLPNEHSRLEILKIHAAEMAKHGEIDYEAAAKLAEGFNAADMRNVCTEAGMSAIRAERDYVMNEDFMNVRYFASISPLNITLESIRVSHFVLWLFFQAVRKLSDVKKLESSAQYNANFGKN; translated from the exons ATGGACAGCTGTAACAATCCAGCAGGAAatttagcagcagcaatgaagaCTTGCTGCTTTTGTATGCACGTTGCAGTCTGTAAAATAATTTCGGCGGTTACCACTCTTGTCATTGGGCCCAAATGGAAGTTACTTCTGGGCTGGTGTACAAATGGAAGCAACTCGAACCAGTTGAGGTCTGGTCTGGTTGCGGTCGTGATTGGATCTGGTCGAGTGGAGTTTACCGCAACAAGACTCCAAAGCTTCCTCCGCTCCACCGCCATGGCCGTGATCGTCGACGATGCCGCCTACCGTACCACCGCCTTCGGTCAGTACCGGTTGCTGCTCGCCATCTGCCTGGACTATGACTTCTTTGCGCGAACAG CCCGAGAAAAGGTGAAGAACGCTAAGCTGGAGTTCGAGAAAACTGAAGATCAGCTCAAGGTGTTCCAGAGCTGTGGGCAGAAAATAGGAGAGGTGGTGCGCCAGCTTGACGATGAGCGCT TTATTGTCAAGCTTGGCAGGGGCCCTCGTCATGAGATTGTCGGCTGCCACAGTAAGGTGAACAGGAAAAACTTGACTCCAAACACACGTGTCTGTCTTGACCCGACGACACATACAATCATGCGTACACTTCCACGCGAG GTGGATCCTATAGTGTACAACATGCTTCGTGAGGATCCAGGGAATGTCAGCTACTCTGCTGTTGGAGGGCTATCAGATCAGATCAGGGAACTTAGGGAGTGCATAGAGCTTCCACTCATGAACCCTGATTTGTTCCTCCGAGTTGGGATTAAGCCACCTAAG GGAGTGCTCCTTTATGGCCCACCTGGGACTGGGAAGACGCTGCTGGCAAGGGCTATTGCAAGTAACATTGACGCCACCTTTATGAAG GTTGTCTCAAGTGCTATCGTCCGTCCATACATTGGTGAAAGTTCTCGGTTGATAAGGGAAATGTTTGCCTATGCACGTGATAATCAG CCATGCATCATCTTCATGGATGAAATTGATGCaattggaggaagaagattcAGTGTGGGTTCAAGTGCTGATCGTGAGATCCAGAGGACGCTCATGGAACTGCTAAACCAGTTAGATGGGTTTGATGAACTTGGAAAG GTGAAGATAATAATGGCAACTAACCGGCCGGATGTTCTGGACCCTGCTCTCTTACGGCCTGGACGTCTGGATCGAAAAATTGAAATTCCTCTTCCTAACGAACATTCAAGGCTCgaaatcctcaaaatccaTGCAGCTGAGATGGCCAAGCATGGTGAAATTGATTATGAAGCTGCTGCAAAGCTAGCAGAG GGATTTAACGCTGCAGATATGCGTAATGTCTGCACAGAAGCTGGCATGTCAGCAATCCGAGCAGAGCGTGACTATGTCATGAATGAAGACTTCATGAACGTGCGGTATTTCGCCAGCATTTCCCCCTTGAATATAACGTTGGAATCCATCAGAGTATCTCATTTTGTCCTATGGCTGTTTTTCCAGGCTGTTAGGAAACTCAGCGATGTAAAGAAGCTGGAGTCTAGCGCCCAATACAATGCCAACTTTGGTAAAAATTAG
- the LOC100821673 gene encoding 26S proteasome regulatory subunit 10B homolog A isoform X3, translating to MDSCNNPAGNLAAAMKTCCFCMHVAVCKIISAVTTLVIGPKWKLLLGWCTNGSNSNQLRSGLVAVVIGSGRVEFTATRLQSFLRSTAMAVIVDDAAYRTTAFGQYRLLLAICLDYDFFARTAREKVKNAKLEFEKTEDQLKVFQSCGQKIGEVVRQLDDERFIVKLGRGPRHEIVGCHSKVNRKNLTPNTRVCLDPTTHTIMRTLPREVDPIVYNMLREDPGNVSYSAVGGLSDQIRELRECIELPLMNPDLFLRVGIKPPKGVLLYGPPGTGKTLLARAIASNIDATFMKPCIIFMDEIDAIGGRRFSVGSSADREIQRTLMELLNQLDGFDELGKVKIIMATNRPDVLDPALLRPGRLDRKIEIPLPNEHSRLEILKIHAAEMAKHGEIDYEAAAKLAEGFNAADMRNVCTEAGMSAIRAERDYVMNEDFMNAVRKLSDVKKLESSAQYNANFGKN from the exons ATGGACAGCTGTAACAATCCAGCAGGAAatttagcagcagcaatgaagaCTTGCTGCTTTTGTATGCACGTTGCAGTCTGTAAAATAATTTCGGCGGTTACCACTCTTGTCATTGGGCCCAAATGGAAGTTACTTCTGGGCTGGTGTACAAATGGAAGCAACTCGAACCAGTTGAGGTCTGGTCTGGTTGCGGTCGTGATTGGATCTGGTCGAGTGGAGTTTACCGCAACAAGACTCCAAAGCTTCCTCCGCTCCACCGCCATGGCCGTGATCGTCGACGATGCCGCCTACCGTACCACCGCCTTCGGTCAGTACCGGTTGCTGCTCGCCATCTGCCTGGACTATGACTTCTTTGCGCGAACAG CCCGAGAAAAGGTGAAGAACGCTAAGCTGGAGTTCGAGAAAACTGAAGATCAGCTCAAGGTGTTCCAGAGCTGTGGGCAGAAAATAGGAGAGGTGGTGCGCCAGCTTGACGATGAGCGCT TTATTGTCAAGCTTGGCAGGGGCCCTCGTCATGAGATTGTCGGCTGCCACAGTAAGGTGAACAGGAAAAACTTGACTCCAAACACACGTGTCTGTCTTGACCCGACGACACATACAATCATGCGTACACTTCCACGCGAG GTGGATCCTATAGTGTACAACATGCTTCGTGAGGATCCAGGGAATGTCAGCTACTCTGCTGTTGGAGGGCTATCAGATCAGATCAGGGAACTTAGGGAGTGCATAGAGCTTCCACTCATGAACCCTGATTTGTTCCTCCGAGTTGGGATTAAGCCACCTAAG GGAGTGCTCCTTTATGGCCCACCTGGGACTGGGAAGACGCTGCTGGCAAGGGCTATTGCAAGTAACATTGACGCCACCTTTATGAAG CCATGCATCATCTTCATGGATGAAATTGATGCaattggaggaagaagattcAGTGTGGGTTCAAGTGCTGATCGTGAGATCCAGAGGACGCTCATGGAACTGCTAAACCAGTTAGATGGGTTTGATGAACTTGGAAAG GTGAAGATAATAATGGCAACTAACCGGCCGGATGTTCTGGACCCTGCTCTCTTACGGCCTGGACGTCTGGATCGAAAAATTGAAATTCCTCTTCCTAACGAACATTCAAGGCTCgaaatcctcaaaatccaTGCAGCTGAGATGGCCAAGCATGGTGAAATTGATTATGAAGCTGCTGCAAAGCTAGCAGAG GGATTTAACGCTGCAGATATGCGTAATGTCTGCACAGAAGCTGGCATGTCAGCAATCCGAGCAGAGCGTGACTATGTCATGAATGAAGACTTCATGAAC GCTGTTAGGAAACTCAGCGATGTAAAGAAGCTGGAGTCTAGCGCCCAATACAATGCCAACTTTGGTAAAAATTAG
- the LOC100821673 gene encoding 26S proteasome regulatory subunit 10B homolog A isoform X5: MRTLPREVDPIVYNMLREDPGNVSYSAVGGLSDQIRELRECIELPLMNPDLFLRVGIKPPKGVLLYGPPGTGKTLLARAIASNIDATFMKVVSSAIVRPYIGESSRLIREMFAYARDNQPCIIFMDEIDAIGGRRFSVGSSADREIQRTLMELLNQLDGFDELGKVKIIMATNRPDVLDPALLRPGRLDRKIEIPLPNEHSRLEILKIHAAEMAKHGEIDYEAAAKLAEGFNAADMRNVCTEAGMSAIRAERDYVMNEDFMNAVRKLSDVKKLESSAQYNANFGKN; encoded by the exons ATGCGTACACTTCCACGCGAG GTGGATCCTATAGTGTACAACATGCTTCGTGAGGATCCAGGGAATGTCAGCTACTCTGCTGTTGGAGGGCTATCAGATCAGATCAGGGAACTTAGGGAGTGCATAGAGCTTCCACTCATGAACCCTGATTTGTTCCTCCGAGTTGGGATTAAGCCACCTAAG GGAGTGCTCCTTTATGGCCCACCTGGGACTGGGAAGACGCTGCTGGCAAGGGCTATTGCAAGTAACATTGACGCCACCTTTATGAAG GTTGTCTCAAGTGCTATCGTCCGTCCATACATTGGTGAAAGTTCTCGGTTGATAAGGGAAATGTTTGCCTATGCACGTGATAATCAG CCATGCATCATCTTCATGGATGAAATTGATGCaattggaggaagaagattcAGTGTGGGTTCAAGTGCTGATCGTGAGATCCAGAGGACGCTCATGGAACTGCTAAACCAGTTAGATGGGTTTGATGAACTTGGAAAG GTGAAGATAATAATGGCAACTAACCGGCCGGATGTTCTGGACCCTGCTCTCTTACGGCCTGGACGTCTGGATCGAAAAATTGAAATTCCTCTTCCTAACGAACATTCAAGGCTCgaaatcctcaaaatccaTGCAGCTGAGATGGCCAAGCATGGTGAAATTGATTATGAAGCTGCTGCAAAGCTAGCAGAG GGATTTAACGCTGCAGATATGCGTAATGTCTGCACAGAAGCTGGCATGTCAGCAATCCGAGCAGAGCGTGACTATGTCATGAATGAAGACTTCATGAAC GCTGTTAGGAAACTCAGCGATGTAAAGAAGCTGGAGTCTAGCGCCCAATACAATGCCAACTTTGGTAAAAATTAG
- the LOC100821673 gene encoding 26S proteasome regulatory subunit 10B homolog A isoform X2 has protein sequence MDSCNNPAGNLAAAMKTCCFCMHVAVCKIISAVTTLVIGPKWKLLLGWCTNGSNSNQLRSGLVAVVIGSGRVEFTATRLQSFLRSTAMAVIVDDAAYRTTAFGQYRLLLAICLDYDFFARTAREKVKNAKLEFEKTEDQLKVFQSCGQKIGEVVRQLDDERFIVKLGRGPRHEIVGCHSKVNRKNLTPNTRVCLDPTTHTIMRTLPREVDPIVYNMLREDPGNVSYSAVGGLSDQIRELRECIELPLMNPDLFLRVGIKPPKGVLLYGPPGTGKTLLARAIASNIDATFMKVVSSAIVRPYIGESSRLIREMFAYARDNQPCIIFMDEIDAIGGRRFSVGSSADREIQRTLMELLNQLDGFDELGKVKIIMATNRPDVLDPALLRPGRLDRKIEIPLPNEHSRLEILKIHAAEMAKHGEIDYEAAAKLAEGFNAADMRNVCTEAGMSAIRAERDYVMNEDFMNAVRKLSDVKKLESSAQYNANFGKN, from the exons ATGGACAGCTGTAACAATCCAGCAGGAAatttagcagcagcaatgaagaCTTGCTGCTTTTGTATGCACGTTGCAGTCTGTAAAATAATTTCGGCGGTTACCACTCTTGTCATTGGGCCCAAATGGAAGTTACTTCTGGGCTGGTGTACAAATGGAAGCAACTCGAACCAGTTGAGGTCTGGTCTGGTTGCGGTCGTGATTGGATCTGGTCGAGTGGAGTTTACCGCAACAAGACTCCAAAGCTTCCTCCGCTCCACCGCCATGGCCGTGATCGTCGACGATGCCGCCTACCGTACCACCGCCTTCGGTCAGTACCGGTTGCTGCTCGCCATCTGCCTGGACTATGACTTCTTTGCGCGAACAG CCCGAGAAAAGGTGAAGAACGCTAAGCTGGAGTTCGAGAAAACTGAAGATCAGCTCAAGGTGTTCCAGAGCTGTGGGCAGAAAATAGGAGAGGTGGTGCGCCAGCTTGACGATGAGCGCT TTATTGTCAAGCTTGGCAGGGGCCCTCGTCATGAGATTGTCGGCTGCCACAGTAAGGTGAACAGGAAAAACTTGACTCCAAACACACGTGTCTGTCTTGACCCGACGACACATACAATCATGCGTACACTTCCACGCGAG GTGGATCCTATAGTGTACAACATGCTTCGTGAGGATCCAGGGAATGTCAGCTACTCTGCTGTTGGAGGGCTATCAGATCAGATCAGGGAACTTAGGGAGTGCATAGAGCTTCCACTCATGAACCCTGATTTGTTCCTCCGAGTTGGGATTAAGCCACCTAAG GGAGTGCTCCTTTATGGCCCACCTGGGACTGGGAAGACGCTGCTGGCAAGGGCTATTGCAAGTAACATTGACGCCACCTTTATGAAG GTTGTCTCAAGTGCTATCGTCCGTCCATACATTGGTGAAAGTTCTCGGTTGATAAGGGAAATGTTTGCCTATGCACGTGATAATCAG CCATGCATCATCTTCATGGATGAAATTGATGCaattggaggaagaagattcAGTGTGGGTTCAAGTGCTGATCGTGAGATCCAGAGGACGCTCATGGAACTGCTAAACCAGTTAGATGGGTTTGATGAACTTGGAAAG GTGAAGATAATAATGGCAACTAACCGGCCGGATGTTCTGGACCCTGCTCTCTTACGGCCTGGACGTCTGGATCGAAAAATTGAAATTCCTCTTCCTAACGAACATTCAAGGCTCgaaatcctcaaaatccaTGCAGCTGAGATGGCCAAGCATGGTGAAATTGATTATGAAGCTGCTGCAAAGCTAGCAGAG GGATTTAACGCTGCAGATATGCGTAATGTCTGCACAGAAGCTGGCATGTCAGCAATCCGAGCAGAGCGTGACTATGTCATGAATGAAGACTTCATGAAC GCTGTTAGGAAACTCAGCGATGTAAAGAAGCTGGAGTCTAGCGCCCAATACAATGCCAACTTTGGTAAAAATTAG
- the LOC100821673 gene encoding 26S proteasome regulatory subunit 10B homolog A isoform X4, with product MDSCNNPAGNLAAAMKTCCFCMHVAVCKIISAVTTLVIGPKWKLLLGWCTNGSNSNQLRSGLVAVVIGSGRVEFTATRLQSFLRSTAMAVIVDDAAYRTTAFGQYRLLLAICLDYDFFARTAREKVKNAKLEFEKTEDQLKVFQSCGQKIGEVVRQLDDERFIVKLGRGPRHEIVGCHSKVNRKNLTPNTRVCLDPTTHTIMRTLPREVDPIVYNMLREDPGNVSYSAVGGLSDQIRELRECIELPLMNPDLFLRVGIKPPKGVLLYGPPGTGKTLLARAIASNIDATFMKVVSSAIVRPYIGESSRLIREMFAYARDNQPCIIFMDEIDAIGGRRFSVGSSADREIQRTLMELLNQLDGFDELGKVKIIMATNRPDVLDPALLRPGRLDRKIEIPLPNEHSRLEILKIHAAEMAKHGEIDYEAAAKLAEISMSRTPTIT from the exons ATGGACAGCTGTAACAATCCAGCAGGAAatttagcagcagcaatgaagaCTTGCTGCTTTTGTATGCACGTTGCAGTCTGTAAAATAATTTCGGCGGTTACCACTCTTGTCATTGGGCCCAAATGGAAGTTACTTCTGGGCTGGTGTACAAATGGAAGCAACTCGAACCAGTTGAGGTCTGGTCTGGTTGCGGTCGTGATTGGATCTGGTCGAGTGGAGTTTACCGCAACAAGACTCCAAAGCTTCCTCCGCTCCACCGCCATGGCCGTGATCGTCGACGATGCCGCCTACCGTACCACCGCCTTCGGTCAGTACCGGTTGCTGCTCGCCATCTGCCTGGACTATGACTTCTTTGCGCGAACAG CCCGAGAAAAGGTGAAGAACGCTAAGCTGGAGTTCGAGAAAACTGAAGATCAGCTCAAGGTGTTCCAGAGCTGTGGGCAGAAAATAGGAGAGGTGGTGCGCCAGCTTGACGATGAGCGCT TTATTGTCAAGCTTGGCAGGGGCCCTCGTCATGAGATTGTCGGCTGCCACAGTAAGGTGAACAGGAAAAACTTGACTCCAAACACACGTGTCTGTCTTGACCCGACGACACATACAATCATGCGTACACTTCCACGCGAG GTGGATCCTATAGTGTACAACATGCTTCGTGAGGATCCAGGGAATGTCAGCTACTCTGCTGTTGGAGGGCTATCAGATCAGATCAGGGAACTTAGGGAGTGCATAGAGCTTCCACTCATGAACCCTGATTTGTTCCTCCGAGTTGGGATTAAGCCACCTAAG GGAGTGCTCCTTTATGGCCCACCTGGGACTGGGAAGACGCTGCTGGCAAGGGCTATTGCAAGTAACATTGACGCCACCTTTATGAAG GTTGTCTCAAGTGCTATCGTCCGTCCATACATTGGTGAAAGTTCTCGGTTGATAAGGGAAATGTTTGCCTATGCACGTGATAATCAG CCATGCATCATCTTCATGGATGAAATTGATGCaattggaggaagaagattcAGTGTGGGTTCAAGTGCTGATCGTGAGATCCAGAGGACGCTCATGGAACTGCTAAACCAGTTAGATGGGTTTGATGAACTTGGAAAG GTGAAGATAATAATGGCAACTAACCGGCCGGATGTTCTGGACCCTGCTCTCTTACGGCCTGGACGTCTGGATCGAAAAATTGAAATTCCTCTTCCTAACGAACATTCAAGGCTCgaaatcctcaaaatccaTGCAGCTGAGATGGCCAAGCATGGTGAAATTGATTATGAAGCTGCTGCAAAGCTAGCAGAG ATCAGTATGAGTAGGACTCCGACCATAACATAA
- the LOC100822609 gene encoding uncharacterized protein LOC100822609, with product MAQEGESSSSSLETTRQPEEPTPASPAHLGGTPAPAGSQSTPERSRKRSLSAGEEEEEEEAKKRDLGKEEEEEVVSSAPSSPLCEPCIAGDPEIYDRFRYPDVYRAFEAEEDKFQEALVRQTELPTLKIFGYSTCLSNDPNLLPIRELGTRAVLRAAKFLLRLSSFLDDKPLQSSSGFWIEWDQENKTGIVLTTAHLLRSKCPSMDHWLGKDQYVPHAKVIVHLLNDTTTEGHLLYHQEHYDLAFFRLRVDQPVQLPSFDCNIKCAQEVFMLGRDEFMKLRITSGRVEYLNPSLFHRYHYIYVHRTDCKDRHNKYDDGGPVIDLDGNVVGIINNTVKGSFMPTSILVKCLDLFRKHRCIPRLHLGLKFSAIELLDPAHVEWIWRKCHIDHGLIIKTVSSGSLAEKLGICRGDVLYRLDGKDISTTVELEKMLLDICLDCFGTEIYCNDKVNISIEVFDVRQVSGGLEH from the exons ATGGCGCAAGAGGGAgagtcttcttcttcttcactcGAGACGACACGGCAGCCAGAAGAGCCGACACCAGCCTCTCCTGCGCACCTCGGCGGCACTCCAGCGCCAGCGGGCTCCCAATCCACCCCGGAGCGATCCCGGAAAAGGAGTTTgagcgccggcgaggaggaggaggaggaagaggccaagaagAGAGATctggggaaggaggaggaggaagaggtagTGTCTTCTGCGCCGAGCTCGCCGCTTTGCGAGCCCTGCATCGCCGGGGATCCGGAGATATACGACAGATTTCGCTATCCAGACGTGTACCGCGCCTTCGAGGCTGAAGAAGACAAGTTTCAAGAAGCATTAG TTCGTCAGACGGAACTGCCCACTTTGAAGATCTTCGGATATTCCACCTGCCTCTCTAATGATCCAAATCTTCTTCCTATCCGTGAATTGGGAACAAGGGCAGTGCTTCGTGCAGCTAAATTTCTACTTCGGCTCTCATCATTTCTTG ATGACAAGCCATTACAAAGCTCCTCTGGTTTCTGGATCGAGTGGGATCAGGAGAATAAAACAGGAATTGTTTTGACCACTGCACATTTACTCCGCTCAAAATGCCCATCCATGGACCATTGGTTAGGCAAAGACCAATATGTTCCTCATGCTAAG GTTATTGTTCACCTCTTGAATGACACCACCACAGAAGGCCACCTGCTCTACCACCAGGAGCACTATGATCTTGCTTTTTTTAGGCTTAGAGTGGATCAACCTGTTCAGTTACCTTCTTTTGATTGCAACATAAAATGTGCTCAAGAGGTTTTCATGCTTGGAAGAGATGAATTTATGAAATTAAGAATAACCAGTGGTAGGGTGGAATATTTAAATCCAAGCTTGTTTCATAGATATCATTATATCTATGTTCATCGGACAGATTGCAAAGATCGTCACAATAAG TATGATGACGGAGGGCCAGTCATTGACCTTGATGGAAATGTTGTGGGTATAATCAACAATACCGTAAAAGGGTCTTTTATGCCTACTTCTATTTTGGTCAAGTGTTTGGATTTGTTTAGAAAGCATAG GTGCATCCCTCGGCTCCACCTTGGACTAAAGTTTAGTGCCATTGAACTTCTAGACCCTGCTCATGTTGAGTGGATATGGCGGAAGTGTCATATTGACCATGGTCTTATTATTAAAACG GTCTCAAGTGGGTCTCTTGCTGAGAAGCTTGGGATCTGTAGAGGTGATGTTCTTTATCGTTTGGACGGAAAAGATATTTCTACTACGGTCGAG TTGGAAAAAATGTTGCTGGACATTTGCTTGGACTGTTTTGGCACAGAAATATACTGTAATGACAAAGTGAATATCTCG ATTGAGGTATTTGACGTGCGCCAAGTCTCTGGAGGACTAGAACATTGA